A stretch of Lactuca sativa cultivar Salinas chromosome 6, Lsat_Salinas_v11, whole genome shotgun sequence DNA encodes these proteins:
- the LOC111911894 gene encoding uncharacterized protein LOC111911894, translating to MDRLHVPIMADYLLSSIATFHTTKIIVTNPTKYSFIGSVPKTMFARVSATINVLQQYRKTLSSGPRELTPAMVRSIEEDDKPAKRAKGQTPKKRKTDKAAPSQPQPKKQKKPARRLILQSSSDSDSEYVPPKHKNAPPSESESESSDDGTSGRGDTPPRSPTPEVSVHSPPPSPPPVSIPVSIPPVFPIPTTQPSASIPIHTPIFTDTSTTTTTTWAHSTSPTPLVTTEPLVTTEPLTTTKPLSLTPSTKTTPVLGGEDLEFDSTYFSPYRVQSDEDDDEPVTKCYLKEANEKLD from the exons ATGGATCGTCTACATGTTCCAATCATGGCAGATTATCTTCTATCCTCCATCGCCACTTTTCACACAACCAAGATTATCGTCACAAATCCCACCAAATACTCCTTTATTGGATCTGTTCCTAAAACGATGTTTGCTCGTGTCTCAGCAACAATTAACGTTTTGCAACAATACAGGAAAACTCTGTCTTCAGGTCCAAGGGAGCTTACGCCAGccatggttcgctccattgaAGAGGATGACAAGCCAGCAAAAAGGG CCAAGGGGCAAACCCCTAAGAAGCGAAAGACTGACAAGGCTGCTCCATCACAGCctcaaccgaagaagcagaagaagcctgCTAGGAGGCTTATACTCCAATCCTCAAGTGATTCAGATTCAGAGTATGTTCCTCCCAAACATAAGAATGCTCCTCCTTCAGaatctgagagcgaaagctctgatgatGGCACTTCGGGCCGAGGTGATACTCCTCCTCGCTCCCCTACCCCAGAAGTTTCGGTCCACTCTCCACCTCCTTCTCCTCCACCAGTATCAATCCCAGTATCCATCCCTCCAGTTTTCCCCATCCCCACTACACAACCTTCTGCCTCTATACCCATCCATACTCCCATATTCACAGACACTTCCACCACCACTACTACCACATGGGCTCATTCTACATCTCCCACTCCACTTGTTACAACCGAACCATTGGTCACAACCGAACCTCTGACTACTACAAAACCTTTGTCTCTTACTCCGTCGACAAAAACCACCCCTGTtctaggcggtgaggacttggaatttgattccacatATTTTAGTCCTTACCGTGTGCAGAgtgatgaggatgatgatgagCCTGTGACCAAGTGTTATCTCAAAGAAGCAAATGAAAAACTCGATTAG